GTATTACAGACATAATCAAGGAAGAATGTAAAAAGAGGCAGGTAAGTGTCAAAGAACTAAAAGGTGGTAGCCGCCGGAATAAAGTGAGTCAAACCCGTGCATTAATAGCCTATAGGAGCATAGAGGAATTGGGCTTGTCTACTGCTGAAATAGCCAGACACTTAGGGGTAGCTACGTCCACAGTTACACGTGCAATTGCGCGAGGTGAGAAACTAAATAATGCATAAGTTTTGCAAGTTTTGCATAGTGTGTAACAACGTCCCCAACTTTCGTCCGTATTAATAGCCTATAGGAGCATAGAGGAATTGGGTTTGTCTACTGCCGAGATAGCGTGACACTTAGGGGTAGCTTCGTCCACAGTTACACGTGCAATTGCGCGAGGTGAGACACTAATTAGAGTCTGTGTATAAACTCCAACACTATGAAAAATAAGGGAAAATGGTATAATTGCAGGGAAAATCAAAAACAAGGAGGAGAGCTTGAAACTGCTGAATGATTTAAAACTGCAATTTGAGAAAGAATTATGGGCGTTAAACCCGGAGCTGGCGGTGATGGATACCATACTAAGCAATTATCCGGAGATAATAGAGATGATGAAACAGGAAGTAACGGGCGGGCAAGAGGGCAGCGTATTAGGGAGAAAGGACATGCCGACGGTAGAGCAGATAGTGAGGGCAGCGATCTATAAGGAGATAAAAAACCTGACCTATCGGGAACTTGAATCTCACTTTCCGCACATAAAAAAACCACATTTCCCGACTTTTAGCTCTGCAAGCCTTTGAAAACAAAGAATAATATTTTTGGCAATTTGGGCTTTCAGCGTACCTGACTCATATTTTATACCATTAAGCAGGTTTTTTAGTAAAATAGTTTCTCAAATTTTCTGTTTTTTGTATTAACTTTTCTTCCTCTAAATCCAACAATTTTCTTTCTTCATCAGTGAGTTTTCTTATCTTGGATCTCAGGGTTCTCCATTGTTTATAGTTGCCAGTCATCTCCTTAATCCACGGAATGTCCTCTTTGGGGATAGCTTTTGATCGTGACCTTCCATCTTTTGTCCAACTAATCTGGTAACTGGGATGCCCTTCGACCTCTTTCGCACACCGGCAATTCGGTTTTCCGCATTTACGATGGGTCTGGACATATGTCCCCCTGATCATCTTTTTAATCGTCTTTAACTGTCTGATCAACCTGGATTTTTCTGTTTCCAGTTTTTTATATTGCTTGAATGTTGACATCTGTAGCAGTATAGACTATACTGCTACAGATGTCAAGGGATTATGATACAATTACCCGCCTACAGGTAGGTGAGATGCCGCTCATCAGAAAAGTCATTGAGCAGTTGCATCTTAAGGATATCTTATTGAAATATATTAAGCCCCATAAAAAAGAGTCCATCCCGGCCGTAGACTCTCTGTTGATCCTATTGTTTAATATCACTATCAGCAGACAGCCTCTATATGAAATAGAGCAATGGGTTGAACGAATAGACCCAAAGGTTTTTGGATACAAGTTTTTCAAAAAAGGGGTGATAAATGATGACCGGTTTGGCAGAGCATTGTACAAACTTTACCTGCCAGACAGAGCGTCAATGATGACCGATATTGTTCTTTCCATGATAAAATTTACAGGCATTGATTTAAGCCGGGTGCATAACGATTCCACAACGGTAAAGGCATACGGAGAAATCCCGGGCAGGACGCGTACGGGGTTAAAGCTCGCACAAGGTCACAGCAAAGATCACCGTCCGGATCTGAAGCAAATTGTATATTCATTATCCGTATCGGCAGACGGGACTGTCCCTGTTCATTAAACGGTCTATACCACCTATGAAATAGGTGGTGGGGCGTGGGGGCAGAGGCCCCACACCGAATATGTCCACCAACAAGGTTGGTGGGGATAAGGGCAATATGATAGAAATCCGATATGGAACGATATCAAAAGACTGCGCATGTAGTATACCAATGCAAATATCATTTTGTGTGGGTACCGAAATATAGATTTCGAATATTAGAGGAAGAGATAAAAGAGGATTCGCAGAGGATAATGGAGCAACTATGTAACTGGAAGGGTTTCACAATAATGCAGGGGAGCATACAGCGTGACCATGTGCATCTGTATTTGTCGGTACCACCGAAATATTCACCATCAGATGTAATGAGGATACTAAAAGGGAAGAGTGCAGAGCGAATAATGAGAAAGCATAAGGAGTTGAATAAGAGATACAGGGGGATGCACATGTGGGCAAGAGGATATTTTGTAAGCACGGTTGGAATAGACGAAGGAACGATAAAGAAATACATAGCAGAGCAGGAAGCTGAAGAAATTAAAGAAGAACAGCAAAGATTGTGGAAATAGAAAGTGCGTAGCACTATTTTTTTCAAAGCCACCGACAAGGTCGGTGGTCGTTTACTTTTAAAGCTGCCTTTCATTCCCGCTCACAGTGCGTATTCAGGCGGCAGCCTCGTAAAACCTGAAGTGAACGGTTTATAATATAAAATCTGGCAAAACACGGGGGTCTGGTGGTTTTTAGAAGGCGCCGATGGTTACACGTTGGGTGAAAGAGGTCCATGTCTTGTCTGCGGACAGGATTCGCTGTAATGACAAACCGGACGTCCTCAGGTAAAGAATCACTCAACTCAGGTAAAATGATAATGAACAGACAGGGGACTTGGAGATGAAAAAATTGGAGATATACGATACAACACTGAGGGATGGTTCACAATCCGAAGAGATTAACTTTTCAGTTGAGGACAAACTGAGAATTACCGAACGCCTTGACGATTTCGGTATCCATTTTATTGAGGGTGGGTGGCCGGGGACCAACCCGAAGGACAGTGAGTACTTCAGAAAGGTCAGGCGGTTGGATCTGCGGAGTTCCAGGATTGTGGCGTTTGGCAGTACTCACAGGGCAGGTATCAAGGCAGAGAGGGACCCGAACCTGAGGGCGCTCCTTGATACCGAAACAGGAGTGGTAACAGTTTTTGGAAAGTCCTGGGATTTCCAGGTCAAACATGCACTGAGAATCGATCTGGAAAAGAACATCGAGATCATAAACAACAGCGTTGCCTATCTTAAACCCAGACTCGATATGGTCTTTTTTGATGCCGAACACTTCTTTGACGGCTATAAGAGCATGCCTGAATATGCAACGGCATGTCTCAGGGCAGCGGTGGAGGGTGGTGCGGACAGGATAGTCCTGTGTGATACGAATGGTGGTACATTGCCGGAGGAGATAAGAAAGATTACAGTTAGAGTCAAAGCGGACCTTAAATCGGTCCTCGGTATTCACGCCCACAATGATTCTGATTGTGCGGTAGCAAATACATTAATAGCGGTGAGGGCCGGGGCGGTTCAGGTTCAGGGGACCATTAACGGTATCGGCGAACGCTGTGGAAATGCCAACCTGTGTTCAATAATACCCGCCCTGCAGTTGAAGATGGGGATGCACTGTATATCAGACAATCAACTGCATAAGCTGAGAGAGGTTTCGAGGTTTGTTAACGAGATTGCAAATGTCAGGCATTTTAACCGCCAGCCTTATGTGGGGGACAGCGCCTTTGCACATAAAGGGGGTATACACGTGTCCGCCGTATCGAGAAAAAGCGAAACCTACGAGCATATCGATCCCGAACTTGTTGGAAATTCAAGGAGGGTGCTGATATCAGACCTTGCAGGGAAGAGCAACATACTCAGGAAGGCGGAGCAGTTTGATTTACATATCGAAAAAGACTCCCCTCAGCTTCTGGATATACTCTCTACGCTCAAGGAACTTGAGAATCAGGGGTTTCAGTTCGAGGCAGCCGAGGCATCCTTTGAGCTGCTGATGAAGAAGACGCTCGGGCTCCACAGGAGGTTCTTTGACTTACAGGGATTCAGGGTGATAGTGGATAAGAGAAGGGAAGGGGAGGACCCAATAAGCGAGGCCACGATAATGGTAAAGGTTGGTGGACACGTTGAGCATACCGCCTCAATCGGCAGCGGTCCTGTCAATGCCCTCGATAATGCCCTCAGGAAGGCCCTTGAGAAGTTCTATCCTGAACTAAGGTCGGTCAAACTCCTTGATTACAAGGTGCGCGTTCTTGCCGCTGGTAAGGGGACCTCTGCAAAGGTACGTGTCCTGGTGGAGTCGGGGGATGGTGATCTCAGGTGGGGTACTGTCGGTGTGAGTGAAAACATCATCGAGGCCTCCTGGCAGGCCCTTGTTGATAGTATAGAGTATAAACTCTTGCGAATGGAGGAGGAGGGGGTTGCCGGAGAGGCCTAATTCCCCGCTCCGGGACTGTCTGCCGGACCAGCCTCTTTAACGGCAGGCTTGGTAATGCCGGAAGGGTTCTCCTCTGTCCCTGCTGCGGGGGATCCGGAAGCAGCGGGTTCGGCTGTTACCGCCTCGTCTTTATTATTTTTATCCTTGCCCGAAGGTGGTTTTTCTGCCGGGGCAGTGGCTTTTTCCGGCCCTTTCAGCGTGCGTTCCGCCTTTTCCAGGGATGGTTTAATTACGCGGATGATCCTGGGGTCCTTGATAAAGGGACCGTATTTTTTTATTGAAAGTTCAATAAGGTCCTGCTTGTTTACGAGTAGTTCTATTTCATTCACCTTTCTTGTAAAGGTTACGAGCATAGCGCCTTCAGGGGAGTTTACGGTAAGAAGCAGGGATGCCCCTTTCCTTCCCTTGGCTATAACCGTTCCCTTAAGACGGACGGTCTTGCTTTTTGTTATGGATGATGGTATATACCTGTTCAGGAATTCAGGGGCGATTACATAGCCGCTGATTCCAATGGCTATTCCAAGGATAAGCGTTATCAGGAATGATATAAATTTCACATATATAAGTTAACAGATTCGCCGAATTAATGCAAGGCGGATAATAAGCCGGTTAAAGGATTTTCATGCTTATGTCAACGGAGGTTGCCGAGTGGGTTATCGCCCCCGATGAAATCAGGTTTACCCCTGTGAGGGCGACCTCACTGACGTTCTCAATAGTTATTCCCCCTGAGGCCTCAAGGTGGGTGGGTGGGTTATGTTTTCTGGCAATTCCGACGGCTTCCCTGATTGTTTCCGTTTTCATATTGTCAAGCAGTATTATATCTGCTCCGGCGGTTATCGCTTCATCCAGTTCCTGAAGTGTCTTTACCTCGACCTCCAACTTCATGAGGTGGTGTTTCCCTTTTTTTACGGACTCAACAGCCTTTGTAACCCCGCCTGAGGCCTTTATATGGTTGTCCTTGATCAGGATTCCGTCGAATAGTCCAAACCGGTGGTTCATCCCGCCGCCAACCCTGACCGCATACTTTTCAAGATACCTCATGTTTGGGGTCGTCTTTCGTGTGTCAACCAAAATGGCCCCCGTGTCTGCAATCTCCTCTACAAATCTGCCGGTAAGGGTTGCTATTCCTGAAAGCCTCTGGAGGATATTGAGGGCCGTCCTTTCTCCCATCAGCAGTGCCCTTGTCAGTCCCTTAATCCATGCAAGCGTATCCCCTGATTGCACTTTCTGTCCTTCTTTTACATTTTGCCGAAATGTGATCCCAGGGACCAGGATAGAGAAGATCTCCTTTGCAAAGGGTAACCCTGCAACTATAAAGTCATCCTTTGCAAGTATTACAGCTTCAGAGCAGTGCTGCTCCTGGACGGTAAGCTCAGTCGTGATATCTCCGTTACCGATATCCTCTTCCAGAGCCCTCTTAAGGAAGTCCTTTAAGGGAATATTTATCAGAGGCATGTTATTTCTTCCGGAGGAGGGAGAGGAAACCGAAAATACCGCCAATAACGACACCCAGGGAGAGTGTGGATTTCCAGTCAAAAAGCGTCCGGATATCGCCTTCAACTTTTCCTGTAACAAGGAATATGCTTCGTGAGTTTTCAGACTTCACGTTTTTAGAGGCAACCACTAAAGAGATGCTGTTGTTAAGTGAGCTTGAACCCTTTGAAAGGGTAATGGCGGAAAACGAAGAGTCCAGGGTGTTGTCTCCGGCAGAAGTGATGCCGCTTATCCCCCGGTTTATTCTTATGCTCTCCCCATGTGTAATACACGAAGCGCTCTGTGATGTCTCGATCCGTTCTCCGTCTATGCTGAGGGCTCCTACCTGCTGGAGTTCAATGTGTCCGCCTTCCACGGAACGTATTGTGCTCTGTGATACCTTAACGAATTCCGCATCGACCAGACCAAGGTTTTCCTTGTTAATCTCTCTTTTATTCATCTGAATCACCCTTTAGTTCATGAAGTTTATTGAGGCTCTCGATAATTCGGCCTTTTTTGTCCATAAGGTCATTATACTTGTTTTTCTCTTTTTCAACAACCCTTTCAGGCGCCTTTTTTATGAAATCCTCATTCAGGAGTTTTCTGTCCAGGAATCCGACCTTCTCCTGCACTTTTTTCAGATCCCTTTTAAGCCTTGACAGTTCGGAATCCACATTCAGGAGACCCTCAAGAGGCACATAGACTTCAAGATGTTCCTTTACCGATGTTGCCATCCCACGTTCTTTCGATACCTTAGGCCCTATCTCGAGATCCCCGGTCTTTGCAAGTCTCCTTATGTACAGGGAGTTCTTCTTCAGTATCCTTTCGGCTTTTTCACTATAGGTTTTGATCATAGCCTTCAGTTCGACGGACGGAGAGATGTTCAGTTCACCCCGGATGCTCCTTATACCGGTGATGGACTCGATAATATAGGACATCTCCTCTTCAGCAATCGGATCCCTTTCGCCGTAGTCCGGATAGGTGCTGACCATAATGCTTTTACCATGCCCCGGCAAGGACTGCCAGATCTCTTCAGTTACAAAGGGCATAAAGGGGTGCAGCAACCGGAGGGAGTTTTCAAGTACAAGGAGAAGACACTTCAGGTTTGCGGTCCTTGACTTCCCATCCGGGGATTCGTTGTAGAGAACGGGTTTTGAGAGTTCTATATACCAGTCACAGAACTCATGCCATATGAACTGGTATATGGTGTTGGCCGCGTCGTTGAAACAGTATTCTTCGAGTGATAGGTTGATATCCCCTGAGGTGTGGACGAGCCTGCTCAGGATCCACCTGCCCGTTATGTCGAGGTCTTCTTTCCATTCGGTATCAGCGTCATCAGTGATATCTTCATCCTCGATGTTCATGAGGATGAACCTCGATGCGTTCCAGAGTTTGTTTATGAAGTTTTTGTATCCCTCAACACGGTCCTCTGAAAACTTAATATCCCTGCCCTGGGCTGCAAAGGCGGTCAGAGTGAAACGGAATGCATCGGCCCCGTATTTGTCTATCAAGAGGAGGGGGTCTATCACATTTCCCTTTGACTTGCTCATCTTATGTCCCTGGGAGTCCCTCACTAGCGCATGTATATAGACATCCCTGAAGGGTACGTCGTTCATGAACTTGAGCCCCATCATCATCATCCGGGCCACCCAGAAGAAGAGTATATCAAAACCGGTGATGAGGACGCTTGTCGGATAGAACACTTCAAGGTCTTCGGTGTTGTCAGGCCAACCCAGGGTGGAGAAAGGCCATAGAGAGGAGGAAAACCACGTGTCCAGCACGTCGGGGTCCCTTATAAGTTCCTCGTTGCCGCAGTCAGGACATTCTGTGGGGTCCTCCCCTGAGCAGATCGGTTTAACGACCCTCTCAATCTTTACGGTGTTTGCATATTCCGTTATTTCTTCAGGAGTTACCCCACGCAGTCTTAGTTCCGTATAAGTGCCCCCCCTTATTTTTTCACCGTCTTTATCGAGGGGTTTAAAGAACGTTATATGGATGAGGTCGCCCTGGTGCTGGCCTTCGACGGTTTTGCAATAAGGGCAATACCATACGGGTATCTGATGCCCCCACCATATCTGCCGGGAGATACACCAGTCCCTTATATTCTCCATCCATGAATAATAACTGTTAAGCCATGCCCCTGGGATTATCCTGACACTGCCGTTCCTGACGGCCTTGATCGCCTCTTCAGAGAGACTCTTTACACTTACATACCACTGTACGGTGGAGAAGGGTTCTATAATCGTTTTGCAACGGTAACAGTGACCCACGGAATGTGTATGGCGCTGTTCCTTTTCTATCAGGTTTAACTCGTTTAAATCCTGAAGAACAGCCTTTCTGCATTCATATCTGTCAAGACCGGCATACTTCTTTCCGGCTGTTTCGGTCATCCTGCCGCGCTCGTCAATAACCGTTATGAAGGGCAGGGGAGGGGTCTGACGCCGGGCAATAGCCTCGTCGTTAAAGTCGTGGGCAGGTGTAACCTTGACGGCCCCGGTTCCAAAGGATGGATCAACCGTCTCGTCGGAGATTATGGGGATTTCCCTGTTTGTAAGAGGGAGGGATATCATTTTGTCGATAAGATCCCTGTAACGACCGTCGTCGGGATGAACTGCCACGGCAGTATCTCCAAGCATGGTCTCAGGTCGTGTAGTTGCCACAATAATGTAGCCGTTGTCGCCGGTCAGCGGGTATCTTATGTAGGTTAACCTTCCCTCAATATCCTCATACTCCACTTCGAGGTCAGACAATGCCGTATGACAGCGGGGACACCAGTTGATAAGCCTCAGGTTTCTGTAAATAAGACCCTCTTCAAAAAGCCTTACAAAGACCTCCCTCACTGCCCGTGAGAGTCCGTCGTCAAGAGTGAACCTCAGACGGGTCCAGTCACAGGAGGCACCCAAACGCATTAGCTGGATTATGATCCTCTCCCCGTACTCCTCTTTCCACTGCCAGACCCTGTTGATGAACCCCTCTCTGCCAAGGGCATACCTGTCGGTGCCCTCCTGGGAGAGATGCTTTTCCACGACGTTCTGCGTAGCAATCCCGGCATGATCGGTTCCGGGCAACCAGAGCGCCCTGAATCCTTTCATCCTTTTCCACCTTGTTAATATATCCTGTAACGTTGCATTGAGGGCATGTCCCATATGGAGTGATCCCGTGACATTGGGTGGGGGTATAACTATACAGAAGGGTTCTCCTTCAGGGTTGATCTCGGGTTTAAAGAACCCCTCCTGTTTCCAGTACTCGTACCATTTCATTTCCACGGAGGGATCGTAACTCTTGTCCAGTCTGCTCATTTCACTCCTCTTTAATATCTTTTTATACAAAAAGAAGCAAGCCTTAGGCTTGCTCGATGATCTGAATTCTATGATAATCAATCCTGGTTTAAAAATAGAATACTGAGTCTGTTGCGCAAACCAAAAATGCCTGAAAAAATCATTCCGGACTTGTTTCGGAATTTTATAAAATCAGAGAATTAAAAGTCCCTGAAATAAGTTCAGAATGACAGATGACGGGTTTGTACAATAGACTCAATTGCATTTTAAATTGCAATAACTTTATTCAGGACCCTGGAAGGCCGAGAAACAGGGGAGATGAAAAGAGGGTCAGAACTCGGATTTTATCCTCTCGATCTCCCTGGTAATGATGGTTTCAGCAAGGTCGGGAACGGTTTCCCATATTACCTTCTCAATCTGCTGTTGTAGAGAGGATGACATTTCCTCAATGGCCGATTTCACCGTATCTTCAATCTGTTTTGGCAGTGATTCATCCAGTATATCTTCCAGCCTGGCGCCGACCTCCGCACGGATGACTGCATTTATAGTATCTTTTATATCAATATCAGTCATGATTCTATCTACGCTGTCCTTTATGAGGGCTGTAATGCTGTTGTTGATGGTTTCTGTATCGATCCTTTCAAAGATGGATGCGACCCTGTTGTCGACGGTATCTCTGATTATGGAATCCACTGCTTCAGCAGCCTGTTTTGCAGGTTCTTTCCCCGTTTCAGAGACTCCGCTTTCCGCAGATGCCACATCAGGCGCCTCTTCTGAAGCTATTTCTTCTTCCCCGGTCTCCAACGGCGGAGCTTTCGTGACGGATTCTTCAAAGGTTATATCTTCCTCGAGGTTCCAGGTCCCTGTTTCCTCCTTCAGCCATGGTTGCTCTGAGATCTCAACCGCCTCAGCAGCCTCCGCTGATTCCGCCACCTCGGCATGTTCAGCAGGTGATGCGTCACCCTCAGCCTCTCCAACTTCTGCAACAACCGCAGCTTCAGATTCCTCTGAGACCTCTTTTTCAGTAAGCACAGCGTTGATCTTGCTTATTAACTCCTGTGATTCGAAGGGCTTGACGAGATAATCATCGGCCTTCATCTCCTTTACCATTTCTTCATCAATCGGTTCAAAGGCGCCGGCAAGGAGTAGGACGGGTATATCCCTTGTATCCTCGTCATTTTTGATGTGATCACAGAGTTGGTAGCCGTTCATCTCCGGCATCTCAATGTCGGCAAGGACTATATCGGGTTTGAATTCCTTTATAACGTTCCAGGCATCCTCACCCGTACTCACGGACTTGATCTCGAAGTCCTCGTCC
The nucleotide sequence above comes from bacterium BMS3Abin08. Encoded proteins:
- a CDS encoding transposase IS200 like protein — its product is MEQLCNWKGFTIMQGSIQRDHVHLYLSVPPKYSPSDVMRILKGKSAERIMRKHKELNKRYRGMHMWARGYFVSTVGIDEGTIKKYIAEQEAEEIKEEQQRLWK
- the leuA_3 gene encoding 2-isopropylmalate synthase — encoded protein: MKKLEIYDTTLRDGSQSEEINFSVEDKLRITERLDDFGIHFIEGGWPGTNPKDSEYFRKVRRLDLRSSRIVAFGSTHRAGIKAERDPNLRALLDTETGVVTVFGKSWDFQVKHALRIDLEKNIEIINNSVAYLKPRLDMVFFDAEHFFDGYKSMPEYATACLRAAVEGGADRIVLCDTNGGTLPEEIRKITVRVKADLKSVLGIHAHNDSDCAVANTLIAVRAGAVQVQGTINGIGERCGNANLCSIIPALQLKMGMHCISDNQLHKLREVSRFVNEIANVRHFNRQPYVGDSAFAHKGGIHVSAVSRKSETYEHIDPELVGNSRRVLISDLAGKSNILRKAEQFDLHIEKDSPQLLDILSTLKELENQGFQFEAAEASFELLMKKTLGLHRRFFDLQGFRVIVDKRREGEDPISEATIMVKVGGHVEHTASIGSGPVNALDNALRKALEKFYPELRSVKLLDYKVRVLAAGKGTSAKVRVLVESGDGDLRWGTVGVSENIIEASWQALVDSIEYKLLRMEEEGVAGEA
- the nadC gene encoding putative nicotinate-nucleotide pyrophosphorylase [carboxylating] yields the protein MPLINIPLKDFLKRALEEDIGNGDITTELTVQEQHCSEAVILAKDDFIVAGLPFAKEIFSILVPGITFRQNVKEGQKVQSGDTLAWIKGLTRALLMGERTALNILQRLSGIATLTGRFVEEIADTGAILVDTRKTTPNMRYLEKYAVRVGGGMNHRFGLFDGILIKDNHIKASGGVTKAVESVKKGKHHLMKLEVEVKTLQELDEAITAGADIILLDNMKTETIREAVGIARKHNPPTHLEASGGITIENVSEVALTGVNLISSGAITHSATSVDISMKIL
- the valS gene encoding valine--tRNA ligase; amino-acid sequence: MSRLDKSYDPSVEMKWYEYWKQEGFFKPEINPEGEPFCIVIPPPNVTGSLHMGHALNATLQDILTRWKRMKGFRALWLPGTDHAGIATQNVVEKHLSQEGTDRYALGREGFINRVWQWKEEYGERIIIQLMRLGASCDWTRLRFTLDDGLSRAVREVFVRLFEEGLIYRNLRLINWCPRCHTALSDLEVEYEDIEGRLTYIRYPLTGDNGYIIVATTRPETMLGDTAVAVHPDDGRYRDLIDKMISLPLTNREIPIISDETVDPSFGTGAVKVTPAHDFNDEAIARRQTPPLPFITVIDERGRMTETAGKKYAGLDRYECRKAVLQDLNELNLIEKEQRHTHSVGHCYRCKTIIEPFSTVQWYVSVKSLSEEAIKAVRNGSVRIIPGAWLNSYYSWMENIRDWCISRQIWWGHQIPVWYCPYCKTVEGQHQGDLIHITFFKPLDKDGEKIRGGTYTELRLRGVTPEEITEYANTVKIERVVKPICSGEDPTECPDCGNEELIRDPDVLDTWFSSSLWPFSTLGWPDNTEDLEVFYPTSVLITGFDILFFWVARMMMMGLKFMNDVPFRDVYIHALVRDSQGHKMSKSKGNVIDPLLLIDKYGADAFRFTLTAFAAQGRDIKFSEDRVEGYKNFINKLWNASRFILMNIEDEDITDDADTEWKEDLDITGRWILSRLVHTSGDINLSLEEYCFNDAANTIYQFIWHEFCDWYIELSKPVLYNESPDGKSRTANLKCLLLVLENSLRLLHPFMPFVTEEIWQSLPGHGKSIMVSTYPDYGERDPIAEEEMSYIIESITGIRSIRGELNISPSVELKAMIKTYSEKAERILKKNSLYIRRLAKTGDLEIGPKVSKERGMATSVKEHLEVYVPLEGLLNVDSELSRLKRDLKKVQEKVGFLDRKLLNEDFIKKAPERVVEKEKNKYNDLMDKKGRIIESLNKLHELKGDSDE
- the yycF gene encoding transcriptional regulatory protein YycF, translated to MSKKLLLADDSITIQKVVELILADEDFEIKSVSTGEDAWNVIKEFKPDIVLADIEMPEMNGYQLCDHIKNDEDTRDIPVLLLAGAFEPIDEEMVKEMKADDYLVKPFESQELISKINAVLTEKEVSEESEAAVVAEVGEAEGDASPAEHAEVAESAEAAEAVEISEQPWLKEETGTWNLEEDITFEESVTKAPPLETGEEEIASEEAPDVASAESGVSETGKEPAKQAAEAVDSIIRDTVDNRVASIFERIDTETINNSITALIKDSVDRIMTDIDIKDTINAVIRAEVGARLEDILDESLPKQIEDTVKSAIEEMSSSLQQQIEKVIWETVPDLAETIITREIERIKSEF